In Populus alba chromosome 1, ASM523922v2, whole genome shotgun sequence, a single window of DNA contains:
- the LOC118055489 gene encoding mitotic checkpoint protein BUB3.2, which yields MTAVIPPPFSGRELSNPPADGISNLRFSNHSDLLLVSSWDKTVRLYDASANALRGEFLHGGAVLDCCFHDDSSGFSASGDNTVRRLVFNHGKEDILGRHDAPVRCIEYSYAAGQVITGSWDKTLKCWDPRGASGQERTLVGTYPQPERVYSLSLVGNRLVVATAGRHVNVYDLRNMSLPEQRRESSLKYQTRCVRCYPNGTGYALSSVEGRVAMEFFDPSEASQAKKYAFKCHRKSEAGRDIVYPVNAIAFHPVYGTFATGGCDGFVNVWDGNNKKRLYQYSKYPSSVAALSFSRDGRLLAVASSYTYEEGDKPHEPDAIFVRSVNEIEVKPKPKAYPNPPA from the exons ATGACAGCTGTCATCCCGCCACCGTTCTCCGGCCGCGAACTCTCGAATCCACCAGCAGACGGTATCTCGAACCTTCGATTCTCCAATCACAGCGATCTCCTACTCGTCTCCTCGTGGGACAAG aCTGTGAGATTATACGACGCCAGTGCTAATGCTTTGAGAGGAGAGTTTTTGCACGGTGGTGCCGTGCTTGATTGCTGCTTCCACGACGATTCCTCTGGGTTCAGTGCCAGCGGGGACAATACCGTGCGACG gTTGGTTTTTAACCACGGGAAGGAGGATATTCTGGGAAGGCACGATGCACCTGTTCGCTGCATCGAGTACTCTTATGCAGCAG GGCAAGTAATCACTGGTAGCTGGGACAAAACACTGAAGTGCTGGGATCCCAGAGGAGCTAGTGGGCAAGAGCGCACTCTTGTTGGGACATATCCACAACCTGAGCGTGTTTACTCCCTGTCTCTTGTTGGAAATCGTTTAGTTGTAGCTACTGCAGGAAGACATGTTAATGTCTACGATCTGCGAAATATGTCTCTACCTGAGCAAAGGAGAGAATCGTCTCTGAAATATCAAACTCGATGTGTGCGGTGCTATCCCAATGGCACAG GATATGCTCTCAGTTCTGTTGAAGGACGAGTTGCAATGGAATTTTTTGATCCTTCAGAGGCCAGTCAAGCAAAAAA ATATGCGTTCAAGTGTCATCGAAAATCTGAGGCTGGAAGGGACATTGTCTATCCTGTAAATGCCATTGCTTTTCATCCTGT CTATGGTACATTTGCAACTGGAGGTTGTGATGGTTTTGTGAATGTATGGGACGGGAACAACAAAAAGAGACTATATCAG TACTCAAAGTATCCATCGAGTGTTGCCGCACTTTCATTTAGCAGAGATGGTCGTCTGTTGGCTGTGGCATCAAGTTACACTTATGAAGAGGGAGATAAACC